In the genome of Calditrichota bacterium, one region contains:
- a CDS encoding cold-shock protein, with the protein MTHGKVKWFNENKGYGFIEQEDGPDVFVHYTSIEGDGYRSLAEGDEVEFEAVQGEKGLQASRVVKV; encoded by the coding sequence ATGACTCACGGTAAAGTAAAATGGTTCAATGAAAACAAAGGTTATGGATTCATTGAACAGGAAGATGGACCAGATGTCTTCGTGCATTACACGTCAATTGAGGGCGATGGCTATCGTTCCCTGGCAGAAGGTGATGAGGTAGAATTTGAGGCCGTACAGGGCGAAAAAGGACTTCAGGCGTCTCGGGTTGTTAAAGTATAA